A region of the Channa argus isolate prfri chromosome 14, Channa argus male v1.0, whole genome shotgun sequence genome:
TGTCCCAGAGCTTAGCAAGGACAACAGTTGTGAAGAATTTCCCAGCCAAAACTCTGCTAACACAACTCCTGCCTTTCCTGTCCTCTACAAAGAGGAAGGTGATCTGACAGGGGTGAAGGGAGAGGACGGCCATGTAGAGTGTGATGGGGCAACTCAGTCCCCAAATGCTCACAAGGCCTCTAATGGACTcacaaacaataaagcagagGAACCTAGCACACTCAACGAGGAGCCTGATGCAATTCCCACCTCTGCCACCAACTGCTCGTCGCTATTCAATGGCAGCCAAACGGGTGCTCCCTTATCCCCTGACCCCACTGTGCCTTGTAGAAACTCTGTCCCAGGGCAAATGGAGGTCTCTGGCACAGGGGAATCTGCGCTGACATTTGAGGCTATTCCAGAGGATCCTGTCCCTAAGTTGATAGTGGCCAAGGAGCCAGATGTGGAGGAGTTGGAGGTTGATGTTGTGAATGACCCCTTGTGTCTCGCCCATGAGGAGCAAGTGACAGCGAGCGATGATGCAAACGGCCGGCCAATAACACCAGTGCTTGAAGCCCCTGCCTCCACCACAAACAATATGAACAGTAGTCcaatcaacaacagcagcaactcaGGAGAAACTACACCCCCACTAGTAACAACCCCCTCCCCCACAGAGCCAGGGTGCAATCTTTTAATATCCAGCACGACCCCCTCTTTCACAGAGCTCTATGAACACAGATACACTCTACGGACTTCACCCAGGAGGGCTGCCACTGGTGGCAaatcgtcctcctcctccaaacCCGACTCTCCTCCTAGAGACAATGGTCCCTtgagggaagaggaggatgtTGTGGTTGGTCTGGAGGAGGACTGCCCCATGGTGGAGGAACCTGCTCCTTCAAATTCTGTTGGCCCTTTCAGTGAGGAGCCAGCCTCTGTGGCTCCAGAAGACACAGCGGGTGGCGAGGTCACTGGGCACTTGGATGGCAAAGAGGTAGAGAGCCGCAAGGAACTGACACAGAGCCAGGctgcagaagaggaggaggaggaagaggaggagcctGATGTGTATTACTTCGAGTCTGACCACCTGGCTCTTAAACACAACAAAGAGTATGTGGAAGCTCCCTAGCGATTCAgttctctgtcttctcttttgTTAATGTCACTAACTTGTTGATTATTTATATTCTGTGATCATTCCTTTGCTTCCGGTCTGTGGTTTTGAATGAACCAGAGATGGCCTTTAGATTTTTATGTACTAAGATTaattgacatttaaatgtgctgtaaaaaaatgctgtaaaaaggtaatttacattttagttttgtacATAAGTCAGTCAGTTGTATCGATAtctatgtgtttttaaaaatttaactgTTAGAGGTAAAACGTCACAGTGTTTCATAAGGTATCTGCGAAGACAAATATCAGGGAGACAATTTGAGCAGcagaacaatatttttttattttttaatgttcttgTTAATTACACGAAAATCCCTCCAGTATATCTTGCAACAGTGTGATTGTTTGAGTCttatgatgaagaaaaaaataacttttcctGAAATGACCGAAGGCTTGTTATATTTGAGCAATGCTTAGTTAATATTaactttaatcattttgtttaatAGAGGTATAatgaaaaagtaataattattGGCCATTTTAATTTTAGACAGCCAGAAACGAAGGGAAAGGGAtggatctgttttgttttttttgcaccGACACGTACTGTTACCATCTCAGTTATTTTTGGAGTCTTTTCTCACTTCTTATGGGAATAATGATGAACATCCAACTGTAGCTCCTGCGTTGTTTAGGTTTTACATCTTTTAAGCCTTTAATTTCCACCTTAACTCTGGCCCAAGGAGATAAGAAGCTGATGACATtgcttctgttctttttttttttctcctctgtaaGATAAGTTGCTTTAGAAGAGAGAGCTTTCTCAGCTCAGTGTAGTGCCTTGATCTTAGTTTTTTGTCAGTTGTCATACAAGATGTGATTTATGTTTGTGAACAGGTCTCATGCTGTGCCCAGTCAGGATCTGCTAACTGCACTGTGGCAGGTCagctgttttatgatgcatCTTCATAGAAGGGGCGGGGGGCTGTAAGGCCTTAGAGACATCATTTAcagaggtctttttttttttttttaagaccagtgctattgaatttttaaaatttgaatagGGGTTCTAGGTTCCACTGCTCTCCTATTGCAGTGTAATTCAATCGAGGTTCTCTGACTGCCAAGGACTGGTTGTGCTGAGTAAGGAGAATTTGTGAAGGCTCAGATCAATGCAGTGAAGAGTCATTTTTAGGGAAGCATGACTTGGCATTTAATGGTTGCTGAATATGGAGAATGGACATGATTGAGGATATGTTTAGAAATTTgtattttcagcttttgatgATAcctataaaacataaaatacaaatatttcataatataatttaataccTTTCATTATTAGCCATTGACATTATAAAACTGTTCCCCTGGCCAGCTTTTTATTTGGCACCAGTGTTATTCAGGGGACCTCAGGTCCAGTAGGTGGCAATGGAAGACCAGACATGACCCTGGACACCTTAAGAGAATGACAGAATGCTGAATAAAGGGGCCAAGGCCTTTTGGTTTCTCTGCACAGATCCTCTGCTCATCTGAGGAAGTCGGCATGCTTGCCGTCTTCTCTTGCAGAGATTGTATGTAAATTAGAATCACTGTGTAGTACAGGAAATGTGcagtagtttgttttggtgCCACTATTGCTGACAGTTACTGCTTGCACTGCAGCACATTACAAACTGATGCTGTACGAGGTCAGCTGAGCTAATAAAAGGGTATAAGGTTAAATGCAATTGATGCTTCTGAACATTTTTACTTGTAGGATTTTCAAACCACCAGCAGCTGTTGAATAAATTGTGTCCTGTGCATTGATTTTTCGTTCATgtcctgttaggagcgattgATCCTCTCTGCTCCACTGAGCACCTGCATAAGGATATAGCGGTGAAGGATGCTGTAACATTCCTGTCCATTTCTCCAGTTGTGCTTACTCTGTAAGGCCTCTGAGTCAGTAGCACACTTATTGACAGCTCAGTTTGCAGTTCTCTTGTAGCTCCAGGATGTGAGTAGAAAGGTCAGACGTCCACAGAACTGAAAGATCCTCAAGCCTGAGGACAAATGTTATCCATGCAAAGGTTTTGATACTTTTAGCTAAATCTGAGTAATGTGTGCAGTTACAGTTTAAGGTTGTGGTTGTAGTATTTTTCTCTTACCATTTGGAATCCTATTTACCAGCTGCAGTTTTTAGGGTTACACTTGAACAGTAAGTTTAAAGTGTGGGTGCTTAATAAAGCAGCTGGTTCGAGAAGATCCATTCTTTAACGCCAATGCTCCGAACTCATTAGCCCCCGTGAAGGCATTATTTGTAATATGGATGGAATGAATTGGAAAGGTTCTCCTGTCTTGTACAACTGTTTTAGATTCTCAGTATCACGGTTGAACTATGCATAGTCAGAGGTCTGAGAGTTTGATGCACTGCAGCATTGCAAGTGTCAGGTTAGATAATGTAAGCAGTACCTTCTTTTTATTCTTGACTAACCTTGCTTCCCTTCATGTCAGTTATCAGCGTTTGCTACAGACCATCGGGGTTCTCGAGGCCCAGCGCACACAGGCCATCCTGGACCTGGAGACATTAGTGTGTCATCAGCGAGAAGCACTCACTGATCCAATTTGCTTTGTGGAGAAGCTGCagaaaaaggtgaaaagaaCACAGACCAGTGTCCTTGATGCAATAAAATGCCTAGATCCTAGAAGTGCATGGGAACTTCTATTACGTTTTAATCTGTACAATAACTTCCTCATGTACGTGGTGTAAATATAGTgttcatgtttgtattttattgttttcacttCCTTAGCATTAGCTGCTCTCTAAGACATGGTGCACAAGTTCATAGCTTTACCCCGGGAAGTCCTTGCCTGTCAAAAAACTACTTGTTAAAATGTAGGGTGCAGAGTGCTATTGCTTTTTCACTGACTCTGCAACCGGGGTTAGATATTCATCTCATCTTACTTTTCCACTTGGAttccattttgaaaaataaataagaataattaTATAAGTCATGTTGCAGTGGTTAAACTGAAAAGTAAAAGCAATAACTAAGCTCGAAACAAATAATGTATTGTGCTCCTCAGGTGAATTTGGGCTTGCCGTGTCCCCAGCGAGTCGTCCAGCTCCCTGACATTGCATGGGAACAGTACACCTCAGGCCTTGGTGACTTTGAGAGAGAGTTCTGTGACAAGAAACGCAAAACCAGGCAGCTAAAACTGATCTTTGACAAAGGCATGTATACATTTAGAAATTCCTGTGATTTCCATTTAATGTAGATAATGTTGTTTGTCTGCTCTCTTTATATGTCAGACAGTACAAGAATTTATTATCACAGTTTTTATAATGCTCCTCTTACAACCTTCTCCCCAGTAGGTTTGCCTGTACGACCAAAAAGTCCTGTGGAGCCCAAGAGGGAGGGCGAATCCTCCACTATGTATTCCTCTCTACCCATGAGTGACGCGCCAGAGAATGGCAGGCAAACACAGGTATAGCTCTGCCTCTTTACGAAAATAactgctgctgcctgctgccTGCTGACAGCTGCGATTGTCTCCAAGTATATTATTAGTCCATATGCAGATACATCCGTTTTTTTAACTGTGGCTGGTGAGTCACCGATCTGCAGGTTTCCCTAAAATTCACCAGTTCCCACTGCCTGGCCTGCTTCAAACCTCATCTCCTGTATTCTCTATTTTACTCATCACATGTGCATATGGCTCGTGTGAGCACAAAAGATGGTATCTATGGAAACATGAGGGGACCGGCTCTCCCACACCTGTGgttattaggttttatttttgccctgtgttgtgtgtgtgtggcttttccTGCTACAAATGAGCAATCAGATGTCACTTTGAATTGATGGGGGTTTAGACAATGTCATGCATTTAGCACTGAGCAAACAATTTGATTATTTCTGTTGCTCTTCGGGTTTACATTATACAAGCACATTTGAATTCTTTCGGACTACACTGTCTGAATTTTAACAGGATTCTGTCAGTCAAaagatttgctttttttctgcgTCTTCCCGACGACACATTTCGAGTCACATCTGACAAGCAGGGCTGTCTCTGTCAAACTGACAGATTCAGTGTGCTACGCAGTTTACATGCACAGATCACTTTAAATGCTGCAGTGcccattgtttttgtattgtgtcagttttctctctctggtgTTTTCTTAACAGATGATCAGAGGGAGGCTTTGTCACACAAACAAGCCTGACACATTTAACCAGCTGTGGACTGTAGAGGAACAGGTAGGTAGTGTGTAAAGTGCTAGACTATATTTTATCAGAATAACttttttcaacaataaaagaaatgtagttttattgACAAAGCAACAGCCCACTCACttgtttctgtactttttttttttttttaaagaaaaaactggaGCAGCTTCTTGTCAAGTTCCCCCCTGAAGAAGTTGAGTCTCGAAGGTGGCAAAAGATTGCAGATGAGCTTGGCAACCGGACGGCCAAACAGGTGAAGATTTTGgaataaacagaaaatctgcATGCTTACGTGCTCCACATTTGTTACCcgttaaacaaaactaaatattctTAATTGACATATACATGCAAAATTCAACAAATTACAGATGACGTTGACTTGTAAAAATGGAATTGGTTAATTGTATGTCATCCATAATGTAGCTGTGAAAATGCCTAGTTGTTTTTATTAGCAGGTCATGGCACTGAGAAATCTTCAGCTTGTGGCTGACATACTGTTAAATGGCACAAATGCAGGGCATAGACCGTGTAGCACTAAAAGGTGAAGACTGAGCTACATGATAACTGCACCCACTGCAGATACCTGGATGATACATGTGTGTGACCTCAATTACTTCAAGAAGCTGTTCCTCAGATAGAAATCACTAATACAATCattttcctgtaaaaaaaaaaaaaatattccaggTTGCCAGTAGAGTTCAAAAGTACTTCATCAAACTGACAAAAGCTGGTATTCCTGTGCCTGGAAGAACACCCAACCTGTGCATGTACACTAAAAAGGTAACTTAACTCCTGACCGTCACCCTTTAACCACAGTCAGTCACTAATTTCATTAAACAAATGCTTTTCCTGATGAACGTAATTTTTCTTCCAGTAAGGACTAGGTTTTCTATTTGCTGCCACATGTGCTGTATATTGACTCTCATGAGAATGGTATTGTTGTGATATGAGTGATTTTGCAGCCAACTTTTTTTGCTTATATGAGGAAAttcactgcatttaaaataaatctgacatTTGGTTCTTGAGGAAATATGAATATGTGCTAATTGTATAAAAGTCAGTTTGTTAGTGCTCTCTGGTGGACAAGCAGTTCAGTGTACTCATAataatttcatttgtatttatatccATTTTTCACATCCATGCATATATTGGTATCAGTAAACCTACTTTTTAATATCATGATATTGACTTCATGGATATTTTACAGATCCATGAAAGTTTAAAGGGcgtgtgtttttaaatgcatcttTGTTCTCCAGGCATCCAGCAAGAGGCAGCACCACCTGAACAAGCACCTGTATCGACCATCCACCTTCTTGACCTCATATGAGCCTCCAGTCTACATGGACGAAGATGACGAGCGATCAGCGTGTTACAGCAGCATGCAGGACCCGTCTGCTGATGACTCGGTCAGTCCGCTGTTGTCCTTTTATCACTGAACAATAGTTACTGAAAGCCGCAAAGTccgtggttttattttaaagtatattTTGACTGTGGTACTTAGCTGCTTAATTTAAATTTGTGAAAGATTCTTCTCCTTTACAGACTCCTCCCAAAGAGAGAGTGGTTAAGACTGCATGCCTTTTCTCTTTGGGAGCTTTATACCTGACTAAATCATTCAAGCCTACTTACATGTGCTTTCGTATGACAAACTATTCCTTTTACTCTTAAATCCACTTACTCCTTTTAAAGCATTTGGCCCGTTGACGATaatttctgtgcttttttttgttgttgttttatgttatcAGTCCTACCAGAGGAGTGTGCTGTAATACATTGCTAAATCAGAGCAGAGACCCAGCCAGgctcttctctttttccactGTGCCACTCTTGACGCTGTTCAAGaactgacattttctttttcccctttgATGGCAGTAACCTTTAAGTAAAACCAGTTCACCGTGCCCTGCTAAGAACACATGCTGCCGTCTCCACCAGCACTTTAACAAACTCCTGACACAAGGGATATGAAGTTAAGTCACAAAGGTGTTGGGCCTTAGTAAATTTTGACCTCACCgggttgtttttcatttaaaccgTGTTTGATGGAAGGAAGTATGGTCTGCTCAGGGCAAGTGCATTAGCAGCATAGCAGAACACTGTTTATGTCAAGATCTGAAAGCGCAACTGATGGTTTTGTTGAAAATGAGGccactttttttccttcctttacTGATATTGAACTAGAACTTCTTTTGTTTGTAGTTCTACTAGTACATGGAATTAAATCCCATTAAAGTTTCCCCTGACTTTcctacataaaaatatatttctactagctggaaaatgcctccagatgatatcgtctgaactcctaatgatgaaaaacacctctgggtgatgtcatgtaaaagcacagaaatattttaatatagggaaatcagTTTGATGTTTGAACTTAACTAAATCtgtagaaagcaagttgaaaaatgGTGAGGTTTCCCTTCAACTCATGCAACTGCTCACCTGCTACTTTATTAGATAAACCTGTTCAACTGCCTAACGCAAATATCTAAGCAGCCAATCACACGGCAGCAATCAGTGCTCAAGCATATCGGCATGGTCATGATGATCTGCTGAAGTTTGAACCAACCATCAAAATGAGGAAGAAAGGTGATTTAAGTGACATTAAATATGACATACGTGGGGGCAGCTGccctcagttggtaaggcagtcgtcgtTCGATCCTCGGtcctatatgtcgaagtgtctctgggcaaggcactgaacccctaacagcccattcccatccccagctgtgcactaccggtccaagcccggtagaaattggggggaagggcatccagcgtaaaaaatTTGCCAAATCAAAGACGACTGGAAAAACGTTGCCTGGTTTGATGAGTCTCAGTTCCTGCTGCAGCAGTCAAATAGTAGTGTCAGAATTTggcataaacaacatgaaagcatgggTCCATCATGCTTTGATTACATTATTTAGGCTGCTGCTAGGCTGCGGTGTGGGggatattttcttttcacaatcTGGGCCCCTTAGTACCACCTGGTCATAGTCCAAATGCCACAGCCTGGCTGAGTGTTGTTGCTGACATGTCCATCCTTTAATGACTACAGCATGTCCACCTTCTGTTGGCTGCTTACAGTGGGACAACACGCTATGTCACGaagctaaaatcatctcaaactggtttcttAAACACGTCAATTTATTCACTACACTCAATTGGCCTCCAGTTACCAGATTTCAGTGCAGTAGAGCACCTTTGCTCCTACCTAATAAAGTGCATGGTGAGTGTATGTTTAGTTTGTGCAATTCCTGATGCTTAGCAACCATCTCTTTTTGtcaaattgttttctgtttgtgcctTCTCGCTCTTCCAGGATGAGGAAAGTGTACCCGTGGAGCTCAGAGACTTGCCAGAATACAAAGAGCTTTTAGAACTGAAGCGACTGAAAAAACAGAAGCTCCAGGAGATCCAGGAGGATAAGGCTGGGGTGCGGCATTTAGGTTACAAGGTGAGTACTTGGCATTTCTGCATTATCCTAATAACGATACAGCATGACAACCGTAAAGCTGGGCTTTCATATACACATGTGCTTTGAGATTATGATTATGGAAATCACACTCCCTAACAGGTGTCTAGTGAAGTAgactgttgttaaaagaagaggggatgctacacaatggcaaacatcaccctgttccaacgtttttgagatgtgttgatggcatcaaacataaaattagctaatattttgcattaaatgttaaaatacctCAGTTTCagcaacttttttggaattggggttgtataagAATTATATTTGAGTTTCatgcatatttcatttttaattgtagaCCCCTTTTTGTTGATTTCTCTAATAGTTTTGTTATTTATCTACTACACTCGTAGTCATTTTTTGAATGACTATAGAAAATTCTGGATAAATTGTTCATTAGACGGGggcttgctttgctttttattattttggtaCAGTAAATTTCCTATTCATAAGTTTTCTTAATTTGCACCCACTTTGTTATTGCTCTGACAGTAACAATGGTCCACACTTATACCATTTTTAAccagtatttaaaaaagttttacactGATCAACATTGAGTTCTAAAAAtattggggtgtgtgtgtgttttttgtgcagTGTGACGTCTGTGGCATGGAGCCCATCCAGGGGGTGCGTTGGCACTGTCAGGACTGTCCACCTGACAACTCTGTTGATTTCTGCTCCAACTGCTCAGACTGGTGAGATCCTCCACCCCTGTCATAAGTGTAACTGTCCCACACAGCAGTGACGTTAGGGTTGGGATAATCAATGATTATATATTCTTAATTTGAGTTACTCTGTGTGATATATACTTTTAAGTGGTATGTCTAGCAAATTTATCTCATGATTAgtaagtattgtttttttaaagcacaaaaaagtaagtaaaatcaTTAAGCTGCTACCAGgtctaacttttgttttttttctctcatcttcCAGCTTGTTTAAGACCGAGACCCACAAGCCAAACCACCACTTGGAACCAGTCTACCAGCCAGAAACCTTCCTGGACAGGGACTACTGCCTGCCACAGAGCACAGGCTACAACTACCTGGACCCAAATTACTTTCCAGCCAACAGATGACAGGGTCCCAGATGCCCCTAGCTCCAGGCTCTCTCCACATATCCCACAGGCCACTCTGTGCATGGCTCCATCCTCCAAGTCCAAGATA
Encoded here:
- the zzz3 gene encoding ZZ-type zinc finger-containing protein 3 isoform X1 produces the protein MCSKCAHILLQRRAHQDEETVGTRRSMAASRSSRVTRSSVGLNGLDENFCGRTLRNRSIAQPEETSVSPLPRARSPKKKQDVKQETKQESKPDTKQESKHNTKQETKQESKQDAKQEVKQESKQDVKHDTKRDTQEDGQQESLLQGKVTDSDAPSPEVDPWKRGMKRGMSCLEKDISPEKSENCDRGKGPWDVSPQFKRTKRCSRSGESHGHEEDPEPFKPETPLSVPELSKDNSCEEFPSQNSANTTPAFPVLYKEEGDLTGVKGEDGHVECDGATQSPNAHKASNGLTNNKAEEPSTLNEEPDAIPTSATNCSSLFNGSQTGAPLSPDPTVPCRNSVPGQMEVSGTGESALTFEAIPEDPVPKLIVAKEPDVEELEVDVVNDPLCLAHEEQVTASDDANGRPITPVLEAPASTTNNMNSSPINNSSNSGETTPPLVTTPSPTEPGCNLLISSTTPSFTELYEHRYTLRTSPRRAATGGKSSSSSKPDSPPRDNGPLREEEDVVVGLEEDCPMVEEPAPSNSVGPFSEEPASVAPEDTAGGEVTGHLDGKEVESRKELTQSQAAEEEEEEEEEPDVYYFESDHLALKHNKDYQRLLQTIGVLEAQRTQAILDLETLVCHQREALTDPICFVEKLQKKVNLGLPCPQRVVQLPDIAWEQYTSGLGDFEREFCDKKRKTRQLKLIFDKVGLPVRPKSPVEPKREGESSTMYSSLPMSDAPENGRQTQMIRGRLCHTNKPDTFNQLWTVEEQKKLEQLLVKFPPEEVESRRWQKIADELGNRTAKQVASRVQKYFIKLTKAGIPVPGRTPNLCMYTKKASSKRQHHLNKHLYRPSTFLTSYEPPVYMDEDDERSACYSSMQDPSADDSDEESVPVELRDLPEYKELLELKRLKKQKLQEIQEDKAGVRHLGYKCDVCGMEPIQGVRWHCQDCPPDNSVDFCSNCSDCLFKTETHKPNHHLEPVYQPETFLDRDYCLPQSTGYNYLDPNYFPANR
- the zzz3 gene encoding ZZ-type zinc finger-containing protein 3 isoform X2 — its product is MCSKCAHILLQRRAHQDEETVGTRRSMAASRSSRVTRSSVGLNGLDENFCGRTLRNRSIAQPEETSVSPLPRARSPKKKQDVKQETKQESKPDTKQESKHNTKQETKQESKQDAKQEVKQESKQDVKHDTKRDTQEDGQQESLLQGKVTDSDAPSPEVDPWKRGMKRGMSCLEKDISPEKSENCDRGKGPWDVSPQFKRTKRCSRSGESHGHEEDPEPFKPETPLSVPELSKDNSCEEFPSQNSANTTPAFPVLYKEEGDLTGVKGEDGHVECDGATQSPNAHKASNGLTNNKAEEPSTLNEEPDAIPTSATNCSSLFNGSQTGAPLSPDPTVPCRNSVPGQMEVSGTGESALTFEAIPEDPVPKLIVAKEPDVEELEVDVVNDPLCLAHEEQVTASDDANGRPITPVLEAPASTTNNMNSSPINNSSNSGETTPPLVTTPSPTEPGCNLLISSTTPSFTELYEHRYTLRTSPRRAATGGKSSSSSKPDSPPRDNGPLREEEDVVVGLEEDCPMVEEPAPSNSVGPFSEEPASVAPEDTAGGEVTGHLDGKEVESRKELTQSQAAEEEEEEEEEPDVYYFESDHLALKHNKDYQRLLQTIGVLEAQRTQAILDLETLVCHQREALTDPICFVEKLQKKVNLGLPCPQRVVQLPDIAWEQYTSGLGDFEREFCDKKRKTRQLKLIFDKGLPVRPKSPVEPKREGESSTMYSSLPMSDAPENGRQTQMIRGRLCHTNKPDTFNQLWTVEEQKKLEQLLVKFPPEEVESRRWQKIADELGNRTAKQVASRVQKYFIKLTKAGIPVPGRTPNLCMYTKKASSKRQHHLNKHLYRPSTFLTSYEPPVYMDEDDERSACYSSMQDPSADDSDEESVPVELRDLPEYKELLELKRLKKQKLQEIQEDKAGVRHLGYKCDVCGMEPIQGVRWHCQDCPPDNSVDFCSNCSDCLFKTETHKPNHHLEPVYQPETFLDRDYCLPQSTGYNYLDPNYFPANR
- the zzz3 gene encoding ZZ-type zinc finger-containing protein 3 isoform X3 → MAASRSSRVTRSSVGLNGLDENFCGRTLRNRSIAQPEETSVSPLPRARSPKKKQDVKQETKQESKPDTKQESKHNTKQETKQESKQDAKQEVKQESKQDVKHDTKRDTQEDGQQESLLQGKVTDSDAPSPEVDPWKRGMKRGMSCLEKDISPEKSENCDRGKGPWDVSPQFKRTKRCSRSGESHGHEEDPEPFKPETPLSVPELSKDNSCEEFPSQNSANTTPAFPVLYKEEGDLTGVKGEDGHVECDGATQSPNAHKASNGLTNNKAEEPSTLNEEPDAIPTSATNCSSLFNGSQTGAPLSPDPTVPCRNSVPGQMEVSGTGESALTFEAIPEDPVPKLIVAKEPDVEELEVDVVNDPLCLAHEEQVTASDDANGRPITPVLEAPASTTNNMNSSPINNSSNSGETTPPLVTTPSPTEPGCNLLISSTTPSFTELYEHRYTLRTSPRRAATGGKSSSSSKPDSPPRDNGPLREEEDVVVGLEEDCPMVEEPAPSNSVGPFSEEPASVAPEDTAGGEVTGHLDGKEVESRKELTQSQAAEEEEEEEEEPDVYYFESDHLALKHNKDYQRLLQTIGVLEAQRTQAILDLETLVCHQREALTDPICFVEKLQKKVNLGLPCPQRVVQLPDIAWEQYTSGLGDFEREFCDKKRKTRQLKLIFDKVGLPVRPKSPVEPKREGESSTMYSSLPMSDAPENGRQTQMIRGRLCHTNKPDTFNQLWTVEEQKKLEQLLVKFPPEEVESRRWQKIADELGNRTAKQVASRVQKYFIKLTKAGIPVPGRTPNLCMYTKKASSKRQHHLNKHLYRPSTFLTSYEPPVYMDEDDERSACYSSMQDPSADDSDEESVPVELRDLPEYKELLELKRLKKQKLQEIQEDKAGVRHLGYKCDVCGMEPIQGVRWHCQDCPPDNSVDFCSNCSDCLFKTETHKPNHHLEPVYQPETFLDRDYCLPQSTGYNYLDPNYFPANR